From one Mesomycoplasma ovipneumoniae genomic stretch:
- a CDS encoding ComEC/Rec2 family competence protein, producing MFPKIANSSVSFESKVVDKVSFGNFVKFESDKIFIRGNQYEIGTLLKLSGKLVRPKNTSDFDFVSYLKSKGSFLVLEDAKITFLEESNTIFAKVRKFFSIQENYSKKLIPMIFIAEAPADASEFRKILVNLGVYQIFVISGFHINLFKQLFFWFSKTLKIRQFIYKPLFFCFLIFQLFLFNFSISFLRGLLFWGLIEINKLFLNKKFNKIELLSISGILILSINPLIFYSLGFVLTFAISFIITIINQINFPKNWHKVVINFLFINFFSSIFSTFLNSYYNFMAPLNTIVFTGFFTFLYAILLIFIFNPQIIEWISKFFIQTVGYIQEFQILTLNIQSSLAFLIISCIISLVCFSSLEATISLSKKKFLDSQKLKTHY from the coding sequence ATGTTTCCAAAAATCGCAAATTCAAGCGTTAGTTTTGAAAGTAAAGTTGTTGATAAAGTTAGTTTTGGAAATTTTGTAAAATTTGAGAGTGACAAAATTTTTATCCGGGGCAATCAATACGAAATTGGAACACTATTAAAACTGAGCGGAAAACTTGTCAGACCTAAAAACACATCAGATTTTGACTTTGTTTCGTACTTGAAGTCTAAAGGTTCGTTTTTAGTTTTAGAAGATGCAAAAATTACTTTTTTAGAAGAAAGCAATACTATTTTTGCAAAAGTTAGAAAATTTTTCTCAATTCAAGAAAATTATTCCAAAAAGTTAATTCCGATGATTTTTATTGCTGAAGCTCCGGCAGATGCTAGTGAATTTCGAAAAATATTAGTAAATCTTGGAGTCTACCAAATTTTTGTCATTTCAGGATTTCATATTAACCTTTTTAAACAATTATTTTTTTGATTTTCCAAAACGTTGAAAATACGGCAATTTATATACAAACCTTTGTTTTTCTGTTTTTTGATTTTTCAACTATTTTTGTTCAATTTTTCAATTTCATTCTTAAGAGGACTTTTATTCTGAGGTCTGATTGAAATTAATAAGTTATTTTTGAATAAAAAATTTAATAAAATAGAACTTCTATCAATAAGCGGAATTTTAATTTTATCTATAAATCCTTTAATTTTTTACTCATTAGGATTTGTTTTGACATTTGCAATCAGTTTTATAATAACAATAATAAATCAAATAAATTTTCCAAAAAATTGGCACAAAGTTGTTATTAATTTCTTATTTATAAATTTTTTTAGCAGTATTTTTTCAACTTTTTTAAATTCGTATTACAACTTTATGGCTCCACTAAATACGATTGTTTTTACCGGTTTTTTTACTTTTTTATACGCAATTTTGCTTATATTCATTTTTAATCCGCAAATTATTGAGTGAATTAGCAAGTTTTTTATCCAAACTGTTGGCTATATCCAGGAATTTCAAATTTTAACTTTAAATATTCAATCCAGTTTAGCTTTTTTAATTAT
- a CDS encoding MAG0490 family ComEA-like DNA-binding protein: MKKIQVISLIVLAGSLAGFSFLAYKLQSHAMPKKQISVTILHGVRNPGTKFFNYGTKWGQIFADFDVIRGYDTSQYESELEVTSDQKISLKPAEKKSTLNKITLKALEKIITNKKIATKLHAFLKESKNKQTTWKEIEWALHLDSATLKILQENFILD, translated from the coding sequence ATGAAAAAAATACAGGTTATCAGTTTAATTGTTTTGGCTGGATCTCTTGCTGGATTCTCATTTTTGGCATACAAACTTCAATCTCATGCCATGCCAAAGAAACAGATTTCTGTAACAATTTTACATGGAGTTCGCAATCCTGGTACAAAATTTTTCAATTATGGAACAAAATGAGGACAAATTTTTGCCGATTTTGATGTAATTCGCGGATATGACACTAGCCAATATGAGTCCGAACTAGAAGTTACAAGTGACCAAAAAATTTCCTTAAAACCTGCAGAAAAAAAATCAACATTAAACAAAATCACCCTAAAAGCATTAGAAAAAATTATCACTAACAAAAAAATAGCAACAAAATTACATGCTTTTTTAAAAGAATCAAAAAATAAACAAACAACTTGAAAAGAAATTGAATGAGCTTTGCATCTTGATTCGGCAACTTTAAAAATTCTTCAAGAAAATTTTATTCTTGACTAG
- a CDS encoding ABC transporter permease subunit: MKMTIISAFKNKPYQRFKKTKVFFTFVFLVLFIVSFYSIFSEINFNGWNLFKKNLTDLFAFSNKHPYYSDSVFSLSMRFLWITIKYTFLGTFIGATLAFFSALFSSQFIKNKYLKSIIWWIIIILKSFPIPFIIDPLQLIFAPKLAAILIVTWFSWIWLHRYFYSFLNSLDLSGYQKAIIKGKNRFFAFKNEILPFVINKFFGLFLFSFEANIRWTTIISATGVIGIGILINDGVQNPALGWKIVGIPLAVLLVFATFLEFLIIFFNKFILHKKSVNVNQKNKYILWLKVNYNWILRIFFGFIILALFIISILDIESWNVNRHQINRFFGSLFVIDWSVFLQGKLDNPIYMVWNLLAQVIVCLAIIAVVSILWLLAANEKLNHWIKWSFFKFLLNFFRIIPSIVIFYLFLSFAVQPILWVTFLVGIKNGLGMAKKLNETLNSIDWQKYKLLRLRQWSKFKTITHYIFPLIYKEYFKYLSVQISDSIHDLLLYGIFGGSLLGQKLSTLSQTGIAGDRTAFFTFSWVAWFLILSIEIVIISIQNNYFKKILAIMVKLKNMIFNVTAKKYLL; encoded by the coding sequence ATGAAGATGACAATCATTAGCGCATTTAAAAACAAGCCTTACCAAAGATTTAAAAAAACAAAAGTTTTTTTCACATTTGTTTTTTTAGTTTTGTTTATTGTATCTTTTTACTCAATTTTTTCCGAAATTAATTTTAATGGTTGGAACCTTTTTAAAAAAAATTTAACTGACTTGTTTGCTTTTTCAAACAAACACCCTTATTATAGTGATTCAGTTTTTTCTTTAAGTATGAGATTTTTATGAATCACAATTAAATACACATTTCTTGGCACTTTTATTGGTGCAACTCTTGCTTTTTTTTCAGCGCTTTTTAGCTCGCAATTTATTAAAAATAAATATTTAAAAAGCATAATTTGATGAATTATTATAATTCTTAAATCCTTTCCAATTCCGTTTATAATTGATCCTTTACAACTTATTTTTGCTCCAAAATTAGCGGCAATTTTAATTGTGACTTGATTTTCTTGAATTTGGTTACATCGGTATTTTTATTCTTTTTTAAATTCGCTTGATTTAAGTGGGTATCAAAAAGCGATAATTAAAGGGAAAAATCGCTTTTTTGCATTTAAAAATGAAATTTTACCTTTTGTAATTAATAAATTTTTTGGCCTATTTTTATTCAGTTTTGAAGCAAATATTCGCTGAACAACGATTATTTCAGCAACTGGTGTTATTGGGATTGGAATTTTAATTAATGATGGAGTTCAAAATCCTGCATTAGGTTGAAAAATTGTTGGAATTCCTCTTGCAGTTTTATTAGTTTTTGCTACTTTTTTGGAATTTTTAATAATTTTCTTTAATAAATTTATATTACACAAAAAATCTGTTAATGTAAACCAAAAAAATAAATATATTTTATGGTTAAAAGTAAATTACAATTGAATTTTACGGATTTTTTTTGGATTTATTATATTGGCCTTATTCATTATTAGCATTTTAGATATCGAATCATGAAATGTTAATCGCCATCAAATTAATCGTTTTTTTGGATCACTTTTTGTTATTGACTGAAGTGTTTTTCTGCAAGGAAAATTAGACAATCCAATTTACATGGTTTGAAATCTTTTAGCTCAAGTTATTGTCTGTCTTGCAATTATTGCCGTAGTTTCAATTTTATGACTACTGGCTGCAAATGAAAAATTAAACCATTGAATTAAATGATCATTCTTTAAATTCTTGCTTAATTTTTTTAGAATAATCCCGTCAATTGTTATTTTTTATCTTTTCCTTAGCTTCGCTGTTCAACCAATTTTATGAGTGACATTTCTTGTTGGAATTAAAAACGGACTTGGAATGGCAAAAAAACTAAACGAAACTCTTAATTCAATCGACTGGCAAAAATACAAATTGCTAAGACTTCGGCAATGAAGTAAATTTAAGACAATAACTCACTATATTTTCCCGTTAATTTATAAGGAATATTTTAAATATTTATCGGTTCAAATTTCAGATTCAATTCATGATTTGCTTCTTTATGGAATTTTTGGCGGATCCTTATTGGGGCAAAAGCTCTCAACCCTTTCCCAGACAGGTATTGCCGGTGATAGAACTGCATTTTTTACTTTTTCATGAGTAGCATGGTTTTTAATTTTATCTATCGAAATTGTTATTATATCTATTCAAAACAATTATTTTAAAAAAATACTCGCGATTATGGTCAAATTGAAAAATATGATTTTTAATGTTACCGCAAAAAAATATTTATTATAA
- a CDS encoding ATP-binding cassette domain-containing protein translates to MTNQNQTKNCLIFENFSFRHDKNGKNLINPLNFKLCNTELLFVIGPSGQGKSSFFLSILQNIFVSGKLIWQEQNLLEQNKKNKKNFLKTVGYLTQTPTSINFQSVYLNLAKNLPKYKNIFYSLFAIPTKSQREQIIKIMSQLGLEEKIYSIFQDLSGGQQQRVEIAKLMLHHPKIILADEPTSALDPKTAAKIIDLIINFGKLNNSITIIISHNINLVKKYDGRILLINNGNANFYNSFSDIDQEQIDSIFGKDDNEDDNH, encoded by the coding sequence ATGACCAATCAAAATCAAACTAAAAATTGTCTAATTTTTGAAAATTTTTCATTTAGACATGACAAAAACGGAAAAAATTTAATAAATCCCCTTAATTTTAAGTTATGTAATACAGAACTTTTATTTGTAATTGGTCCAAGTGGGCAAGGTAAGTCTTCATTTTTTTTGTCAATTTTACAAAATATTTTTGTTTCAGGCAAGCTAATTTGGCAAGAACAAAATTTATTAGAACAAAACAAAAAAAATAAAAAAAATTTTTTAAAAACAGTTGGATATCTTACCCAAACACCAACTTCAATAAATTTTCAAAGTGTTTATTTAAATTTAGCAAAAAATTTACCTAAGTATAAAAATATTTTTTATAGTTTATTTGCGATTCCAACCAAAAGCCAACGAGAACAAATAATTAAAATTATGAGTCAACTTGGTTTGGAAGAAAAAATTTACTCTATTTTTCAGGACTTATCTGGAGGTCAGCAACAGCGAGTTGAAATTGCAAAGCTCATGTTACACCACCCAAAAATAATTCTTGCTGATGAGCCAACTTCGGCTCTTGATCCAAAAACAGCTGCAAAAATTATTGATTTAATTATTAATTTTGGAAAATTAAATAATTCAATCACAATTATTATTTCTCATAATATTAATTTAGTGAAAAAATATGATGGCAGAATTTTACTAATAAACAATGGAAACGCTAACTTTTATAATTCATTTTCAGATATTGACCAAGAACAAATAGATTCAATATTTGGTAAGGATGACAATGAAGATGACAATCATTAG
- the cypl gene encoding ABC transporter thiamine pyrophosphate-binding lipoprotein p37/Cypl: protein MTKKNKFHSKKRNFLKKLSFLSSFLTVPLVISACTHGADQNPEQLAQTNPEQIAQTWDTKVNLGLSQSWFQLKTKEEPDRVNNFLTNLTEEFKKLKEANPLTKDLPDVTFHFVGNDDAKAKLSLLKSSNNSENALDFAIADATTTIEDDQDKQLYNGLQTLTWAFKNSPESAVFYTNGTENDPLYKGAKELNELFNKTPYNEWSSDPNDAQKWDKIAYRFLYDDSNPRKIISYYRGMIMIYGDEKTRAEIKKSWHDKDWPKFRNYGIIHGKLTSAGKFKMQNFILKKHFGSSFSSASLNEDRLGHSDRYIQGRGYTIGQDPKFRIAFDDEASFAWTENKKDSKQYTSSETDSKPDSKVEIFMLTNPASYDIGSYRPTFNKLQADLISQAFVNMAKNGKDEYGPNVGYNGYRKINQQDPEFRKIYDQSKSN from the coding sequence ATGACGAAAAAAAATAAATTTCACTCTAAAAAAAGAAATTTTTTAAAAAAATTATCTTTTCTTTCTTCTTTTTTAACAGTACCATTAGTGATTTCTGCATGTACCCATGGTGCAGATCAAAATCCTGAGCAACTAGCTCAAACAAATCCAGAGCAAATAGCTCAAACATGAGATACAAAAGTCAACCTTGGTTTAAGTCAAAGTTGATTTCAACTTAAAACTAAAGAAGAACCTGATCGTGTTAATAATTTTCTTACCAATTTAACAGAAGAATTTAAGAAACTAAAAGAGGCAAATCCACTAACTAAAGACTTGCCTGATGTAACTTTTCATTTTGTTGGAAATGATGATGCAAAAGCAAAACTTTCGCTATTAAAATCATCAAATAACTCAGAAAATGCGCTTGATTTTGCAATTGCAGATGCAACTACAACTATCGAGGATGACCAAGACAAACAACTTTATAATGGTCTACAAACTTTAACATGAGCATTTAAAAATAGCCCTGAATCGGCGGTTTTTTACACCAATGGAACAGAAAATGACCCATTATATAAAGGTGCAAAAGAATTAAATGAACTATTTAATAAAACCCCTTATAATGAATGGTCAAGTGACCCAAATGATGCGCAAAAATGAGACAAAATTGCCTATCGATTTTTATATGATGATTCAAACCCACGAAAAATAATTTCATATTACCGTGGTATGATTATGATTTATGGCGATGAAAAAACAAGAGCTGAAATTAAAAAAAGTTGACATGATAAAGACTGACCTAAATTCAGAAATTATGGAATAATTCATGGAAAACTAACTTCTGCTGGAAAATTTAAAATGCAGAATTTTATTCTAAAAAAACATTTTGGTTCAAGTTTTAGTTCAGCTAGTTTAAATGAAGATCGGCTAGGACATTCAGATAGATATATTCAAGGACGCGGCTATACAATTGGGCAAGATCCAAAGTTTAGAATCGCTTTTGATGATGAGGCTTCTTTTGCTTGAACTGAAAATAAAAAAGATTCAAAACAATATACTTCAAGCGAAACAGACTCTAAACCAGACTCTAAAGTTGAAATTTTTATGCTAACAAACCCTGCTTCATACGACATTGGTTCATACCGCCCAACTTTTAATAAACTTCAAGCTGATTTAATTTCTCAAGCTTTTGTTAACATGGCAAAAAACGGAAAAGATGAATATGGTCCAAACGTTGGGTACAATGGTTATCGAAAAATAAATCAACAGGACCCTGAATTCCGTAAGATTTATGACCAATCAAAATCAAACTAA
- a CDS encoding restriction endonuclease subunit S, with protein MYPVYSSQTKNQGIFGYYNEYLAQKRIIFSTHGNPGSAKFIEEKFFATSNCGILTSKKYPESTLFAIQFEKNSKKFISQSTIPHLISSNVLKIELKFTPDVAEQQKISQLFETFDSLILAYEQKVKYLKNLKNSFITKMFI; from the coding sequence ATCTACCCGGTTTATTCATCACAAACAAAAAATCAAGGAATATTTGGGTATTACAACGAATATTTGGCGCAAAAAAGAATAATTTTTTCAACTCACGGAAATCCTGGATCGGCTAAATTTATTGAAGAAAAATTTTTTGCAACCTCTAATTGTGGAATCTTGACTTCAAAAAAATATCCTGAAAGTACACTTTTTGCAATTCAGTTCGAAAAAAATTCCAAAAAATTTATTTCTCAAAGCACAATCCCGCATTTAATTAGCTCAAATGTACTCAAAATTGAGCTAAAATTCACCCCAGATGTTGCTGAACAACAAAAAATTTCGCAACTTTTTGAGACTTTTGACTCACTAATTCTCGCTTATGAGCAAAAAGTTAAATATTTAAAAAATTTAAAAAATAGTTTTATAACTAAAATGTTTATATAA
- a CDS encoding restriction endonuclease subunit S translates to MLKKICSPQIRFKQFDSAWLTKKVGDLFLINRSGNLTKKYFRPFVSTKYIYPVYSSQIENNGILGYYKDFLTENAITWTASGNAGIVNFRKEKFFATADCGILISKKYKANEFFAIAIGNNTRDHITQGPIPHLISSEMAKVELKFTPDISEQRKISQLFETFENLANKLEEKIHFLKNLKNDFSNKMFANLNSDFPSIRFKGFKSAWITDQVKNLFEISRGQTLSKNQIKTRPVEREREREREREREATSTRFIHHKQKIKEYLGITTNIWRKKE, encoded by the coding sequence ATGTTAAAAAAAATATGTTCCCCACAAATTAGATTTAAACAATTTGACTCAGCATGACTAACAAAAAAAGTAGGGGACTTATTTTTAATAAATCGAAGCGGTAATTTAACCAAAAAATATTTTCGCCCGTTTGTTTCAACAAAATATATCTATCCAGTTTATTCTTCACAAATAGAAAATAACGGAATTTTGGGCTACTATAAAGATTTTTTGACTGAAAATGCAATAACATGGACAGCAAGTGGTAATGCTGGAATTGTCAATTTTCGAAAAGAAAAATTTTTTGCAACCGCTGACTGCGGAATTTTAATTTCAAAAAAGTACAAAGCAAATGAATTTTTTGCAATTGCAATCGGCAACAACACTCGCGATCATATTACCCAAGGGCCAATTCCACATTTAATTAGTTCAGAAATGGCCAAAGTTGAGCTAAAATTTACCCCTGATATCAGCGAGCAGAGAAAAATTTCACAACTTTTTGAAACTTTTGAAAATTTAGCTAATAAACTTGAAGAAAAAATCCACTTCCTGAAAAATCTTAAAAATGATTTCAGTAATAAAATGTTTGCTAATTTAAATTCAGATTTTCCTTCAATTAGATTCAAAGGTTTCAAATCAGCCTGAATTACTGATCAAGTTAAAAATTTATTCGAGATTTCCCGAGGGCAAACACTAAGCAAAAACCAAATAAAAACTAGACCTGTAGAGAGAGAGAGAGAGAGAGAGAGAGAGAGAGAGAGAGAGGCTACATCTACCCGGTTTATTCATCACAAACAAAAAATCAAGGAATATTTGGGTATTACAACGAATATTTGGCGCAAAAAAGAATAA
- the glpK gene encoding glycerol kinase GlpK translates to MDNTINQKYIMTLDSGTTSCRSLVFDKNGDVISLSQKEFQQYYPQSGWVEHDANEIWNTQLYTMQTAKTRANLKSNDFIALGVTNQRETVVLWDKTTGEPVYNAIVWQDRRTSDFCDELISQGHQDYIKEKTGLLINPYFSATKIRWILKNVQKAKDVLAQGNLLAGTIDTWLVWKLTQGKTHATDVSNASRTMMFDIKEKKWDQKILDLLEIPVEILPKVLPSAADYGIVEPSFWSINAKGKVPIYGVIGDQQSALFGQLCTEVGMVKNTYGTGCFTLANTGQKIVKSKNNLLTTIAWQIGDSPVEYALEGSVFIAGATIQWLRDGLGIIENAADTDYFISKTDKDDHRTILVPSFTGLGAPYWDSYSRGAIFGLERGTRKEHIIKAALESIAFQSNDLIKAMKSDLGQEITLMKVDGGVSKSDFLMQFQSSISELEISRPKNTETTAMGAAFLAGLHAKFWKSIDELKQISQIDKTFKPQLDQNQVQKLVANWDLAVKKTLNWVKDIK, encoded by the coding sequence ATGGACAACACCATCAATCAAAAATATATAATGACACTTGATTCAGGAACAACTTCATGTCGAAGCTTGGTTTTTGATAAAAATGGCGATGTAATTTCGCTTTCTCAAAAGGAATTTCAGCAATATTATCCACAATCAGGTTGAGTTGAACATGATGCAAATGAAATTTGGAACACTCAACTTTACACAATGCAAACCGCTAAAACGCGTGCAAATTTAAAATCAAATGATTTTATCGCCCTTGGAGTCACAAATCAACGTGAAACTGTGGTTTTGTGAGACAAAACAACCGGTGAGCCGGTTTATAATGCAATCGTTTGGCAAGATCGCCGCACAAGTGACTTTTGTGATGAACTAATTTCACAAGGACACCAAGATTATATTAAAGAAAAAACTGGACTTTTAATTAATCCGTATTTTAGTGCAACTAAAATACGTTGAATTTTAAAAAATGTCCAAAAAGCCAAAGATGTTTTGGCACAAGGAAATCTTCTTGCCGGAACAATTGACACTTGACTTGTTTGGAAATTAACTCAAGGAAAAACTCATGCTACCGATGTCTCAAATGCATCAAGAACAATGATGTTTGATATCAAAGAGAAAAAATGAGACCAAAAAATACTTGATTTATTAGAAATACCAGTCGAAATTTTGCCAAAAGTTTTACCTTCTGCGGCCGATTATGGAATCGTTGAACCAAGTTTTTGATCAATTAATGCGAAAGGAAAAGTGCCAATTTATGGAGTTATTGGTGACCAACAATCTGCTTTATTTGGTCAGCTTTGCACTGAAGTTGGAATGGTAAAAAATACCTATGGAACAGGATGTTTTACCTTAGCAAATACAGGCCAAAAAATTGTAAAATCAAAAAACAATCTTTTAACAACAATTGCCTGACAAATTGGCGATAGTCCTGTTGAATATGCCCTTGAGGGTTCAGTTTTTATTGCTGGTGCAACAATTCAGTGACTTCGTGATGGACTTGGAATAATCGAAAATGCCGCTGATACTGATTATTTTATTTCTAAAACTGATAAAGATGACCACCGGACAATTTTAGTTCCATCTTTTACCGGACTTGGAGCTCCTTATTGAGATTCTTATTCTCGGGGCGCAATTTTTGGTCTTGAAAGAGGAACAAGAAAAGAACATATTATTAAAGCTGCCCTTGAGTCAATTGCTTTTCAGTCAAATGATTTAATTAAAGCGATGAAATCTGACTTAGGTCAAGAAATTACACTAATGAAAGTTGATGGTGGTGTTTCTAAAAGTGACTTTTTAATGCAATTCCAATCTTCAATTTCTGAGCTTGAGATCTCAAGGCCAAAAAACACCGAAACAACAGCAATGGGAGCGGCTTTTCTTGCGGGATTACATGCAAAATTCTGAAAATCAATTGACGAATTAAAACAAATTTCACAAATTGACAAAACATTTAAGCCACAACTTGACCAAAATCAGGTTCAAAAACTAGTTGCAAACTGAGATCTTGCTGTTAAAAAAACTCTAAACTGAGTAAAAGACATAAAATAA
- a CDS encoding MIP/aquaporin family protein: MENIIYLSEFLGTATLILLGNGVNYSVSATKMFANQSGKWIVIALGWALGVLLGIMVANGIAGNISVAHLNPAVSIFSAISTKNAKLLALIPLQILGAIFGQIILNTINWSHIKETKAEVIASCHHTGPAFKKSYVSNFLYEFIGTIVLLATIAFLDKSFQTMGPVIVALIVLSIGLSLGSSTGYAINPARDFGPRFIFFLTSFVLKKHNNFLNVNNWKEIYGFDYSWNPIIAPSLAAVLLGFAI; encoded by the coding sequence ATGGAAAATATCATTTATTTATCTGAATTTCTGGGAACGGCAACGCTAATTTTGCTAGGAAATGGCGTTAATTATTCTGTAAGTGCAACAAAAATGTTTGCAAATCAATCAGGAAAATGGATTGTTATTGCCCTTGGTTGAGCTCTTGGTGTGCTTTTAGGAATTATGGTTGCTAACGGAATAGCCGGTAATATTTCTGTTGCCCATTTAAATCCTGCAGTCTCAATTTTTTCTGCTATCAGCACAAAAAATGCCAAACTTTTAGCACTTATTCCTTTGCAAATATTAGGGGCAATTTTTGGCCAGATAATTCTAAATACGATTAACTGAAGTCATATTAAAGAAACAAAAGCAGAAGTTATTGCCTCTTGTCACCACACCGGACCGGCATTTAAAAAATCTTATGTAAGCAACTTTTTATACGAATTTATCGGAACTATTGTCTTACTTGCCACAATTGCCTTTTTGGATAAGTCATTTCAAACAATGGGACCAGTAATTGTTGCGCTAATCGTGCTTTCAATTGGACTATCACTTGGTTCTTCAACTGGTTATGCTATAAATCCCGCGCGTGATTTTGGTCCAAGATTTATCTTTTTCCTTACTTCATTTGTCTTAAAAAAACATAATAATTTCTTAAATGTTAATAATTGAAAAGAAATTTACGGATTTGATTATTCATGAAATCCAATTATTGCTCCTAGTTTAGCCGCAGTTTTACTAGGTTTTGCGATTTAA